The following proteins are co-located in the Fodinibius salicampi genome:
- a CDS encoding class I SAM-dependent methyltransferase, which translates to MSDLKLSGVSETLLIPLMGRALESKKTDGILKDKKSVEVFESLDYDFKKFLDPDSKRSMLRTTIRTTIIDRLVENILKENPSITVVELGGGLNSRFERLDNGRVRWYDLDVPEVYEVWKQFFVETDRRTFLPFSAFDEQWITKVKQESKGPWLFISEASVIYFPEKEVQQLFQSLCEHFSGSYYLFDSAEPAFLEGLEKDNDALKYCDAKIKWSIEDIHELEKRFPTIDVLKIIDLESADHEYRSLYPADFHKTVDGYQLNLISL; encoded by the coding sequence ATGAGCGATCTGAAACTAAGCGGGGTATCAGAAACACTGCTTATCCCACTAATGGGACGAGCTTTGGAATCAAAGAAGACTGATGGGATTCTAAAGGATAAGAAATCGGTGGAAGTTTTTGAATCACTGGATTATGATTTTAAAAAATTTCTCGATCCCGATTCGAAGCGGAGTATGCTGCGTACCACTATTCGTACCACTATCATAGACCGGCTGGTGGAAAATATCCTAAAAGAAAATCCTTCTATTACAGTCGTCGAGTTGGGGGGTGGACTCAATTCAAGATTCGAACGACTGGATAATGGCAGAGTTCGGTGGTATGACTTGGATGTTCCCGAAGTGTATGAGGTGTGGAAGCAATTTTTTGTGGAAACGGACAGGCGTACCTTCCTCCCCTTTTCCGCCTTTGATGAGCAGTGGATCACAAAAGTTAAGCAGGAAAGTAAAGGTCCTTGGTTATTTATTTCCGAGGCATCTGTTATCTACTTCCCCGAAAAAGAGGTACAACAACTGTTTCAATCGCTGTGCGAGCATTTTTCCGGAAGTTATTATCTGTTCGACAGTGCTGAGCCTGCTTTTTTGGAAGGACTGGAAAAGGATAATGATGCGCTAAAATACTGTGATGCCAAAATAAAATGGTCAATTGAAGATATTCATGAATTAGAAAAAAGGTTTCCGACAATTGATGTGCTTAAAATAATAGATCTGGAGAGTGCTGATCATGAGTATCGATCGCTTTACCCCGCCGATTTCCATAAAACAGTCGATGGCTATCAACTCAATTTGATAAGCTTATAG
- a CDS encoding nitroreductase family protein, with protein MSTIEAEITAKKAATDYPIHTLLKNRWSPRSFSNETVDTELINQLFEAARWAPSSYNEQPWRFIVAQKEDEEAFKKLSKVANDFNRNWATGAPVLALGIAKKSFDRNGRTNKHASHDLGQAIAHLTFEATRHDLFVHQMAGILPDKARELYEISDKFEPFTMFAIGYRGNPQSLPDKLAEQEMNSRSRKELDDILFDGEWPEE; from the coding sequence ATGAGTACTATTGAAGCTGAAATAACAGCTAAAAAAGCAGCCACTGATTATCCCATACACACATTATTAAAAAACAGGTGGAGTCCCCGTTCTTTTTCGAATGAAACTGTTGATACCGAATTGATTAATCAACTTTTTGAAGCAGCACGCTGGGCTCCTTCCTCTTACAATGAACAGCCCTGGCGATTTATCGTAGCACAAAAAGAAGATGAAGAGGCGTTCAAAAAGCTCTCAAAAGTAGCGAATGATTTCAACCGAAACTGGGCAACAGGCGCGCCGGTTTTAGCACTGGGAATTGCGAAAAAAAGCTTTGATCGAAATGGACGCACCAATAAACATGCCAGTCACGACTTGGGTCAGGCGATTGCCCATTTAACATTTGAAGCAACCCGCCATGATCTGTTTGTACATCAGATGGCAGGCATATTACCCGATAAAGCCCGCGAACTGTATGAAATCTCTGATAAATTTGAACCCTTCACCATGTTTGCCATCGGCTACAGAGGAAATCCACAGTCACTGCCCGACAAATTAGCGGAGCAGGAAATGAATTCCCGCAGCCGCAAAGAACTCGATGACATTCTTTTTGACGGAGAATGGCCAGAAGAGTAA
- a CDS encoding dienelactone hydrolase family protein, producing the protein MDKVIKTGWIFVLGLFIAACSGEKEDFLDRMSMEHEGDRPVENASSDLAQSGEVSGEEVNYATVNGTEITGYLAKADNADENTPGIIVIHEWWGLNDNIRNMTDKLAGEGYTVLAVDLYKGKVAESPDSAGSYAGSVNDEEAIDNLTQAYNYLTKEQNAGNIGVIGWCFGGAWSLQTALAHPDKIDATVIYYGRLVTDTEQLAELQMPVLGIFGAEDQGIPPKEVKAFESALNEVDVSNSIHIYDGAGHAFANPSGTRYQEEAAKDAWQKTVSFFEENLK; encoded by the coding sequence ATGGATAAAGTAATAAAGACTGGATGGATTTTTGTTCTGGGACTATTTATAGCGGCCTGCAGCGGAGAAAAAGAGGATTTCTTAGACCGGATGTCAATGGAGCATGAAGGCGATCGTCCGGTTGAGAATGCCTCATCGGATTTAGCCCAGTCGGGTGAAGTATCCGGAGAAGAAGTGAACTATGCTACGGTTAACGGTACTGAGATCACCGGTTACCTGGCAAAGGCCGACAATGCGGATGAAAATACGCCCGGTATCATTGTTATTCACGAATGGTGGGGACTCAATGATAATATTCGCAATATGACAGATAAACTGGCGGGAGAAGGATACACCGTTCTGGCAGTGGATCTTTATAAAGGCAAGGTAGCGGAATCCCCCGACAGCGCCGGGAGCTATGCGGGTTCGGTGAATGATGAGGAAGCAATTGATAACTTGACCCAGGCCTACAATTATTTAACGAAAGAGCAAAATGCCGGCAATATTGGAGTTATTGGTTGGTGCTTTGGAGGGGCATGGTCGCTGCAAACGGCACTGGCCCATCCCGATAAAATTGATGCAACCGTTATCTATTACGGGCGTCTGGTGACCGATACCGAGCAGCTTGCCGAGCTTCAGATGCCGGTTCTTGGAATATTTGGCGCCGAAGATCAGGGAATTCCTCCCAAAGAAGTAAAAGCCTTTGAATCAGCATTAAATGAAGTAGATGTGTCCAATTCTATCCATATTTATGATGGAGCGGGGCATGCATTTGCGAATCCTTCGGGAACACGGTACCAGGAAGAGGCTGCTAAGGATGCCTGGCAAAAAACAGTATCGTTCTTTGAGGAAAATTTGAAGTAA
- a CDS encoding FG-GAP-like repeat-containing protein — translation MASYKKGFLVFVLSILTACNTAPELEWHQESEYHWAQIPSGSADEYGFELQSPSDTGIEFGNHITEEELSENRHYLLGSGVAAGDIDGDGLVDLYFAGLKNSNKLYKNLGGMEFRDITDEAGVAHEDHHSTGVAFADINGNGHLDLLVTSIGKNNALYLNDGSGNFKLHDESGLGAGEGSTTMALADINGDQYLDLYVAKYKEKTVKDMYSTEELAMNNVLNEPYNRQNQTGPFSLTSPFDEHYDIFMTDDNRLGGLAETGEEDELYINQQGSFKKISNPEEMFLDEDGDSSGLARDWGLTAKFQDLNGDGLPDLYVCNDFFTKDKIWINQGEGTFKQIDQWAIRNISFACMGVDFSDVNRDGETDIFTAEMLSPEHSERLRQVGSDDPNPEQYRNVEARPTNNRNSLFLKREDLTYAEIAYLSGVEGSGWSWDATFMDIDLDGYEDLIVNNGYLYHILDIDAQLNMVRKGKNMDEHFTEFMRGAPSLKLRNQIFMNNRDLTFRERGTDLGIEGKDISHGMAVADLNNDGTLDLAINRMNEEAAIYKNIGRAPRIGVRLIGESPNTQAIGAKIKLIGAEVEQKKELASGGSYLSGSDPMVIFAADGQNENHQLVITWPDGTESRLDSIPANRIYEVYEAEVRKEKKKIKDTEEINDPIFEDVSARINHSHHENNFNDFDFQSLLPLRLSQLGPGISWIDIDQDGDDDLLIGSGKGGAIGVFENLGDGEFREITLPLLSQAAPGDQATILGWEEGQGTNILVGNVNYEQGNAQAPSAYQYQVNDLNNVHLDSIPANMSATGPMAAADYDADGDIDLFVGGRFIPGHYPKNATSRLLLNERGSFSIDRTNSAKLQEIGMVIGAVFTDYDRDGDPDLVLSRAWDSILVLENEGGNFKDVTASVGLADLKGWWNGIASGDFNNDGRPDLVVTNRGLNSPYKLTYDNPIRMYYDYLNRDPWVEIIEAYSNADEEYVPRRQLFHFGSIPDIANQINSHEQFANSTLRDLFRGKYDRMPYKEINTLEHMVFLNTGDGFEGRKLPIESQFSISFHAGVADMDNDGNEDLFLSQNLFGVPRQSPRQDAGRGVWLKGDGNGGFSAVSGSKSGIKIYGEQRGAAFSDFNKDGKVDLAVSQNGYDTKLYENKTESRGYRITLVGPSRNRNAIGSGIQLIYKDKNSKGPLREVQAGVGYWSQNSFTQIIGADNEAKVEKIRVIWFDGKTEELEVVEGQKDYILPYEEK, via the coding sequence ATGGCTTCTTATAAGAAGGGTTTTCTTGTTTTTGTTTTATCAATATTGACGGCTTGTAACACTGCACCGGAACTAGAATGGCATCAGGAGAGTGAATATCACTGGGCACAAATTCCCTCCGGCTCAGCGGATGAATATGGCTTTGAACTGCAATCTCCCTCGGACACCGGTATTGAGTTTGGAAATCATATCACAGAAGAGGAATTAAGTGAAAACCGTCATTACTTGCTTGGTTCCGGGGTTGCCGCCGGGGATATAGACGGGGATGGCTTGGTGGATTTATATTTTGCCGGACTCAAAAACTCTAACAAATTGTATAAGAATTTAGGGGGAATGGAGTTCAGGGATATTACGGATGAAGCCGGCGTAGCCCACGAGGATCACCACTCAACCGGGGTTGCCTTCGCGGATATAAATGGTAATGGGCATTTAGATCTCCTGGTTACCTCTATAGGTAAAAATAATGCTCTATATCTTAATGATGGGAGCGGAAATTTTAAGCTGCATGATGAGAGTGGTCTGGGAGCAGGAGAAGGCAGTACGACCATGGCTTTGGCAGATATTAACGGGGATCAGTATTTGGATCTTTATGTGGCCAAGTACAAGGAGAAAACCGTTAAGGATATGTATTCCACCGAAGAGCTTGCAATGAATAATGTTCTTAACGAACCCTATAACAGGCAAAACCAAACGGGTCCGTTTTCACTGACTTCCCCTTTTGATGAACACTACGATATTTTTATGACAGACGATAATCGTCTTGGGGGCTTAGCGGAAACCGGTGAAGAAGATGAGTTATATATTAATCAGCAGGGTTCATTTAAAAAGATCTCTAATCCGGAAGAGATGTTTCTTGACGAGGATGGAGATTCCTCAGGCTTAGCAAGGGATTGGGGATTGACGGCTAAATTCCAGGATCTGAATGGCGATGGGCTGCCTGATTTATATGTATGTAATGATTTCTTTACCAAAGATAAAATATGGATAAATCAGGGTGAGGGAACATTCAAACAAATAGATCAGTGGGCGATTAGAAATATTAGCTTTGCATGTATGGGAGTAGATTTTTCGGATGTCAACAGGGATGGTGAAACAGATATCTTTACCGCAGAGATGCTAAGTCCTGAACATAGCGAAAGGCTTCGACAAGTAGGTTCCGATGATCCGAATCCCGAGCAATACAGAAACGTTGAAGCCCGCCCGACAAATAATAGGAACTCATTATTCCTGAAAAGAGAGGATCTTACCTATGCTGAAATTGCATATTTGAGTGGCGTAGAAGGCAGCGGCTGGTCATGGGATGCAACGTTTATGGATATCGATTTGGATGGCTATGAGGACCTTATTGTAAATAATGGGTACCTGTATCATATTTTGGATATAGATGCGCAGCTAAATATGGTGCGCAAGGGAAAAAACATGGATGAGCACTTTACTGAATTTATGAGAGGTGCTCCATCTCTGAAGTTGCGTAATCAGATATTTATGAATAACAGAGACCTGACATTTCGGGAAAGGGGAACTGACCTGGGAATTGAAGGGAAGGATATTTCCCACGGAATGGCTGTAGCAGACTTAAATAATGACGGCACGCTGGACCTGGCTATTAACCGGATGAATGAAGAAGCGGCCATTTATAAAAATATTGGCCGCGCTCCCCGTATCGGAGTCAGGCTTATTGGAGAGTCACCGAATACGCAGGCAATTGGGGCAAAAATTAAGCTAATCGGAGCTGAGGTAGAACAAAAAAAGGAGCTGGCTTCCGGGGGGAGCTATCTTTCGGGTTCTGATCCCATGGTGATATTTGCAGCGGATGGCCAAAACGAAAATCACCAGCTGGTGATTACCTGGCCGGACGGGACAGAAAGCCGTCTGGATAGTATCCCCGCAAATCGCATCTACGAAGTATATGAAGCAGAGGTCCGGAAAGAGAAAAAGAAAATAAAGGATACGGAAGAAATTAATGACCCGATTTTTGAAGATGTGTCTGCCCGGATTAATCACAGTCACCATGAAAACAATTTTAATGATTTCGATTTTCAATCCCTCTTGCCCCTGCGCCTCAGTCAGTTAGGGCCGGGCATTTCATGGATTGACATCGATCAGGACGGAGATGATGATTTATTGATTGGTTCGGGTAAAGGAGGAGCAATCGGAGTGTTTGAAAATTTGGGAGATGGTGAGTTTCGTGAAATCACCCTGCCTCTTTTAAGCCAGGCTGCGCCGGGAGACCAAGCTACAATTCTGGGTTGGGAGGAAGGTCAGGGCACGAATATTCTTGTTGGAAATGTAAATTATGAGCAGGGAAATGCCCAGGCACCATCTGCTTACCAATACCAGGTTAATGATCTTAATAATGTTCATTTGGATTCTATTCCGGCTAACATGTCTGCCACTGGACCTATGGCCGCAGCCGATTATGACGCTGATGGAGATATAGATCTTTTTGTGGGAGGACGGTTTATTCCCGGACATTATCCAAAAAATGCTACTTCGCGATTGTTGCTCAATGAAAGAGGTTCATTTAGTATTGACCGAACCAATTCGGCTAAGTTGCAGGAAATAGGAATGGTAATAGGAGCAGTATTTACCGATTATGACCGGGATGGCGATCCGGATCTGGTTTTAAGCCGGGCTTGGGATTCAATACTGGTATTGGAGAATGAAGGTGGAAATTTCAAGGACGTGACGGCAAGTGTTGGGCTTGCCGATCTGAAGGGCTGGTGGAATGGAATTGCAAGTGGTGACTTTAACAATGACGGCCGGCCGGATCTTGTTGTTACGAACCGTGGATTAAACAGTCCATATAAACTCACCTATGATAACCCTATACGAATGTACTACGACTACCTTAACCGTGATCCCTGGGTTGAGATTATTGAAGCTTATTCAAATGCTGATGAAGAGTATGTGCCGCGGAGACAACTATTTCATTTTGGATCGATCCCTGATATAGCCAATCAAATAAACAGTCATGAGCAGTTCGCAAACAGTACGCTGCGTGATCTGTTTAGGGGGAAATATGATCGCATGCCATATAAAGAGATTAATACGCTGGAACATATGGTATTTTTAAATACAGGCGATGGATTTGAAGGACGTAAGCTACCCATAGAATCACAATTTAGTATATCTTTTCATGCCGGGGTTGCAGATATGGATAATGACGGAAATGAAGATCTGTTTTTAAGTCAAAATTTATTTGGGGTCCCTCGTCAGTCTCCCCGTCAGGATGCAGGCCGGGGGGTATGGCTCAAAGGAGATGGAAATGGAGGCTTTTCGGCGGTATCCGGTAGCAAATCGGGCATTAAGATTTATGGCGAGCAGCGGGGGGCGGCATTCAGTGACTTCAATAAAGATGGGAAAGTAGATCTGGCTGTATCGCAAAATGGTTATGATACAAAGCTTTATGAGAATAAAACGGAGAGCCGAGGCTACCGGATCACACTAGTGGGGCCGTCCCGGAATAGAAATGCGATCGGGTCAGGCATTCAATTGATCTATAAAGATAAGAATTCTAAGGGACCATTAAGAGAGGTACAGGCCGGTGTCGGATACTGGTCGCAAAATAGCTTCACCCAAATTATTGGTGCTGATAATGAAGCAAAGGTAGAAAAAATAAGAGTGATATGGTTTGACGGTAAAACCGAAGAGTTAGAGGTAGTTGAGGGGCAAAAAGATTATATATTACCTTATGAAGAAAAATGA
- a CDS encoding LacI family DNA-binding transcriptional regulator, producing MKNVRLEDIAKKLDLTKVSVSKALRDHSDISEETKKKVKKMAQKMGYRPNLVARSLTSKKTQIIGVIVPKIAHSFFSSVIDGIYQAALESDYEVILGVSLEDDKLEKKHVESMLNMRVEGLLISISEKTKEAEYFERVKDMNAQLVFFDRGFSDANYTYLRVDDKKQAKKGVQYLIDRNYMNIAHLSGYLSVEIGRDRNLGYREALTEAGIDIDENAVVETGFSEEDGYRGFGKLMEGYGKPEAVFCATYPVGLGALKYMKEHDIDPGEITILSFGSSEFNQYLSHPFICIDQPTFDLGYRAFKRLVMEIESDGKAKPELISMQTDIIK from the coding sequence ATGAAAAATGTACGATTGGAGGATATTGCTAAAAAACTTGATTTAACGAAAGTTAGTGTGTCCAAGGCTCTCAGGGACCATTCGGATATATCAGAGGAGACGAAGAAAAAAGTTAAGAAAATGGCGCAAAAGATGGGGTATCGACCCAATCTTGTAGCCCGTTCTCTGACATCCAAAAAAACTCAGATTATTGGAGTTATCGTCCCTAAAATTGCTCACTCCTTCTTTTCCTCAGTCATTGATGGCATATATCAAGCTGCTCTTGAAAGTGATTATGAAGTTATTCTTGGGGTATCACTGGAAGATGACAAGCTGGAAAAAAAGCATGTCGAATCAATGCTCAATATGAGAGTGGAGGGGCTATTGATATCCATTTCTGAGAAAACAAAAGAGGCCGAATACTTTGAGCGAGTTAAAGACATGAATGCGCAATTAGTATTTTTTGACCGGGGCTTTTCTGATGCTAACTATACCTATTTGAGGGTGGATGATAAGAAACAAGCTAAAAAAGGGGTTCAGTATCTCATAGATCGGAACTATATGAATATTGCCCATCTGTCTGGATATTTAAGCGTGGAAATCGGAAGAGACCGGAATCTTGGTTACCGGGAAGCTTTAACTGAAGCAGGCATAGATATAGATGAAAATGCAGTTGTAGAAACAGGGTTCAGTGAAGAAGATGGTTACAGGGGATTTGGGAAATTAATGGAAGGATACGGAAAGCCGGAAGCTGTTTTTTGTGCAACCTATCCTGTGGGATTGGGTGCACTGAAATATATGAAAGAACATGATATTGATCCAGGTGAGATCACTATTCTTTCCTTTGGAAGCAGTGAATTTAATCAATACCTCTCACACCCATTTATATGTATCGACCAGCCTACTTTTGATTTAGGGTATCGAGCTTTCAAGCGATTGGTGATGGAGATTGAATCCGATGGCAAGGCTAAACCCGAACTTATTTCAATGCAGACCGATATAATTAAGTAA
- a CDS encoding Gfo/Idh/MocA family protein: MAKPKKEFNIGLVGCGTIADTHAEAIAETEYGRLISAFSRTESNLATFCNKFEVKGYSDYQKFLADGDLDVVVVCTPSGTHLDYGEKAAEAGKHLIIEKPIEVSLDRARRLVDRCQKNEVKLAVIYQNRFIEDVKKLKSIIDEGALGKIVMVDASVKWFRDQEYYDSAGWRGTLSLDGGGAVINQAIHTVDLLLWLCGEVESLQAYKDTLTHKRIEGEDNAVASLRFKNGAIGVFKASTSIVPPQNRAIEIHAENGTAHLDGDRLKLRGTDLNDEEETKTEESSGAGASSPMAGMSNNNHKKQYDQILPAFLNDDKPVVSGEDSLKSLAFVEGLYLSADEKRAVYPDTLLAG, encoded by the coding sequence ATGGCGAAACCGAAAAAAGAATTTAATATCGGACTTGTTGGCTGTGGAACTATTGCCGACACTCATGCTGAAGCGATAGCAGAGACAGAATACGGGCGACTTATATCGGCCTTCAGTAGAACTGAATCAAATCTGGCTACTTTTTGCAATAAATTTGAGGTTAAGGGTTACAGTGATTACCAGAAATTTCTTGCCGACGGTGATCTTGATGTAGTAGTTGTCTGTACGCCCAGCGGCACCCACTTAGATTACGGTGAAAAAGCTGCAGAGGCGGGAAAGCATTTAATTATTGAGAAACCAATAGAGGTTTCTCTGGATCGCGCCCGCCGGTTGGTTGACCGCTGTCAAAAGAACGAGGTGAAGCTGGCGGTTATATATCAAAACCGGTTTATCGAAGATGTCAAAAAGCTGAAAAGTATTATTGATGAAGGGGCGTTGGGAAAGATAGTCATGGTAGACGCCTCTGTAAAATGGTTCCGGGATCAGGAGTATTATGACAGTGCCGGGTGGCGAGGTACACTTTCGCTGGACGGGGGTGGCGCGGTAATTAATCAGGCCATCCATACTGTGGACTTATTGTTGTGGCTTTGTGGAGAGGTAGAATCGCTGCAGGCCTACAAAGATACATTGACGCATAAAAGAATAGAAGGCGAAGATAATGCCGTTGCGTCCCTGCGATTTAAAAATGGGGCCATCGGGGTTTTCAAGGCGTCTACGTCTATTGTTCCCCCTCAAAATCGAGCTATTGAAATTCATGCAGAAAACGGGACGGCTCACCTTGATGGAGATCGGTTAAAGCTCAGGGGAACGGATCTTAATGATGAGGAGGAGACAAAAACTGAAGAAAGTTCCGGGGCCGGTGCTTCGAGCCCCATGGCAGGGATGTCCAATAATAATCATAAGAAACAATACGACCAGATATTACCGGCATTTTTGAATGATGATAAGCCTGTTGTATCGGGAGAAGATAGTTTGAAGTCACTGGCCTTTGTAGAAGGACTCTATCTTTCTGCAGACGAAAAAAGGGCCGTATATCCTGATACGCTGCTGGCTGGGTAA
- a CDS encoding Gfo/Idh/MocA family oxidoreductase — protein sequence MASNNITRKDFLKSATGAMAGGMFARPMGAFADKFASAEKRKIALVGTGIRGITFWGRTVREQYGDIAEFVGLCDINPGRLEYGKEFIGADCPTFTDFDEMMDTTEPEMLIVTTVDATHHQFIIKGLERGIDVLTEKPMTTDENKCQAILDAEAKSDGELIVGFNYRYSPHHTKLKEMLVNRRVGKITSVDFDWYLNVYHGASYFRRWHGIEASSGTLLVHKATHHFDLLNWWLDSDPVEVYAEGSLEHYGSNHPFRGNKCRTCPHKDKCDFYWDITNNDTYMDLYVANEEHDGYIRDNCLWRHEIDIYDKMSLQIKYANDVQVNYSLTTYSPYEGMKIGFNGFDGRIDAWHGIPWREEEKANQAELHQQEMSQEEREEAIDYEEIMVMDNFSSQHEQIKVRQESGGHGGGDRRLQDQIFRNPDMEDPLEHSAGKRDGAMSILVGIAARNSIESGKPVRIEDLTSITPHPTRGS from the coding sequence ATGGCATCAAATAATATAACACGAAAAGATTTCTTAAAAAGTGCAACAGGGGCAATGGCGGGAGGCATGTTTGCTAGGCCCATGGGCGCTTTTGCGGATAAGTTTGCTTCAGCTGAAAAGAGGAAAATTGCCTTGGTTGGAACCGGCATCCGGGGAATTACCTTCTGGGGCAGAACAGTACGAGAACAATATGGGGATATTGCTGAATTTGTTGGGCTATGTGATATAAATCCCGGCCGACTGGAGTACGGAAAGGAATTCATCGGGGCTGATTGTCCCACATTTACTGATTTTGATGAGATGATGGATACCACAGAACCTGAAATGCTCATTGTTACTACAGTGGATGCTACCCATCACCAGTTTATTATTAAGGGATTGGAGCGGGGCATTGATGTGTTAACCGAAAAGCCCATGACTACAGATGAGAATAAGTGTCAGGCAATTTTGGATGCAGAGGCAAAGTCGGATGGAGAACTCATTGTAGGATTTAACTACCGCTATAGTCCACACCATACGAAATTGAAAGAGATGTTAGTGAACCGGAGAGTTGGGAAAATTACTTCGGTTGACTTTGATTGGTATCTGAACGTATATCACGGTGCCTCCTATTTCCGACGCTGGCACGGCATTGAAGCCAGCAGTGGAACCCTGTTGGTTCACAAGGCTACGCACCATTTTGACCTTTTGAACTGGTGGCTGGATTCCGATCCGGTGGAAGTCTATGCTGAAGGCTCCTTAGAGCATTACGGAAGCAATCATCCGTTTCGGGGCAATAAATGCCGTACCTGTCCCCATAAGGATAAGTGTGATTTCTACTGGGATATAACGAATAATGATACGTATATGGATCTCTATGTAGCCAATGAAGAACATGATGGCTATATCCGGGATAACTGCCTATGGAGACATGAAATCGATATTTATGATAAGATGTCGCTGCAAATAAAATATGCCAATGATGTGCAGGTAAATTACTCCCTCACTACTTATTCGCCCTACGAAGGAATGAAAATCGGTTTCAATGGTTTTGACGGACGTATTGATGCCTGGCATGGAATTCCATGGAGAGAAGAGGAAAAGGCAAATCAGGCTGAGTTGCATCAGCAGGAAATGTCCCAGGAAGAGCGGGAGGAAGCCATCGACTACGAAGAAATTATGGTCATGGATAACTTTAGCAGTCAGCACGAACAAATTAAGGTACGCCAGGAAAGCGGCGGCCATGGAGGTGGAGACAGGCGTCTGCAGGATCAAATCTTTCGGAATCCTGATATGGAGGATCCTCTTGAGCATTCTGCCGGAAAAAGAGACGGTGCCATGTCCATACTGGTAGGTATTGCGGCACGTAATAGTATTGAATCGGGTAAGCCAGTGCGCATTGAGGATTTAACCTCTATCACTCCTCATCCAACTCGAGGAAGCTAA
- a CDS encoding FAD-binding oxidoreductase — MSYNVTIRDIQQVTHDVKRFKVDKPEGFEFIPGQATEVAIDKPDWREEKRPFTFTSLNGEPDLEFVIKIYDDHNGVTHKLDSLNVGDQLIIDDPWGTIQYKGPGIFLAGGAGVTPFIAILRRLAREEKIEGNQLIFSNKTEKDIILKDEFEAMLGDDFINVITDEPTDEHIYLDGFIDKSFLEEQIDDFDQPFYVCGPMPFNEAMIEYLKELGAEPDALVFEE, encoded by the coding sequence ATGAGTTACAACGTAACAATTCGAGATATTCAGCAGGTCACTCACGATGTCAAACGGTTTAAGGTCGATAAGCCCGAGGGGTTTGAGTTTATCCCGGGACAGGCTACGGAAGTAGCCATTGATAAACCCGACTGGAGAGAGGAAAAGCGCCCTTTTACCTTTACGAGCCTGAACGGTGAACCTGATTTAGAATTCGTAATAAAAATTTATGACGATCATAATGGGGTAACGCATAAACTGGATAGCCTTAATGTAGGAGATCAACTGATTATTGATGATCCATGGGGAACCATTCAATATAAGGGACCCGGTATCTTTTTGGCCGGCGGTGCGGGCGTCACTCCCTTTATTGCGATCCTGCGCCGATTGGCCCGTGAGGAAAAAATTGAGGGGAATCAGCTTATTTTCTCCAACAAAACAGAGAAAGATATCATCCTCAAAGATGAATTTGAGGCGATGCTGGGCGATGATTTTATCAATGTGATTACCGATGAGCCAACCGATGAACATATCTATCTGGATGGATTTATTGACAAATCCTTTTTGGAAGAGCAGATCGACGATTTTGACCAACCGTTCTATGTATGCGGTCCCATGCCTTTTAATGAGGCAATGATAGAATATCTGAAAGAGCTAGGTGCTGAACCCGATGCATTGGTCTTTGAGGAGTAA